DNA sequence from the Methanolobus psychrophilus R15 genome:
ACAACCTATTGTCGGTAGAAAGAGAGCTGAGAACTTCATTTATCAGCTGTATTCTCTTTGTCCTTATAACTGGTTGTAGGTGGGGAGATATGCCGCAATGTTATGGTTCCTGTGTAACTGCATGGAGAAGGCTAAAAAGGTGGTCAGAAGAAGGAATCTGGGACGAGATAATGGAATCCCTTCGGAATTCCGCTTACAATGATGCTAAGTTCTCTATGGACATTGTATGTGTTGATAGTACTTTTGTCGAAACTAAAAAAGGGAGAAGATACCGCATACAACGGTCATAAGAGGAGGAATGGAATAAAGATCCATGCCTGTGTAAGCTGTGAAGGATTTCCTTTGACCATTCAAGTATCTAATGGAGCAGAGCATGATAGGAAACATTTCATTGAAGTTATGGAAGATATCAGGGTCAAGACTAGCAGACAAGGCTATTATTCAATACGAAGGAATTTCATGTCATTCACTTTTTCAGTAGTTGCAGGGCGTACTATTATGAGGTTACCCCTAGAGAGGGAATAAGTCGTGTTCGGGAGCTCATTAAGCTCATGTTGCCATCCGGGTGTGTTTTTGTAAGCTTTGATATAAATAATAAGTTCACTCTTGCTCTCAGCTTTTGTGCGCAACACCTTCAACACATTTTTCCAGCCCTCTACTCTCATGAAGTTAACCTTCACAGCAGGTTTCATGGCATTGAAAAGATCTTCATACCTTTCAGGGTAGTCTTCTACGACAATTGCCATGACGTTTGACCCGGTCTCTTCTGCCAATCTTATAATTACTTCTAGAACTTCGTAGATTCCAGGATTATAATAGATACTTGTGGGCAGTAGCACTGTTATATTCTGTGTATTGCAAAGAGGAGTTTCGATGTGAGAGAGCAGCAGCATTTTCTTAATCCTGCCGGACACTTGCTCAGTAATGGAACCTACTACGCTTTCAGTTAATGAACGGTCCTCTTCCCAACCCATGATAATTGTTGATATTCTGTTCTCTGTTGTTGCCCGGATTATCCCCGACGCTATGTTGTAATTTAAGCCGACATGGGTAGTCATCGGCACCTCGGCACAAGAAGTATAAGCTGTTAAGTCTTCCAGCATTTTCTCGGCCTGTGCTACCTTTCTGTCGGGTTCCGAAGAAGGACTTACTACACAAAGTGCATGTAATGGTTCCTCTGAATCCTTCGCTCTTATCATTATGGCCAGATCAAGCAGTTCCTTCTTGTAGATGGATTGCACTGAAAAGGGCACAAGTATTCGCTGAGGTGTCTCGGGGGGAGCAGAAGGTGCCTGGTCAGAGAGGGCCATTTTAGTCCCATATCGCTCTACAATGATGGGGCTTACAATTCCAATAACAAGGATCATCACGATGGTCCCATTTATCATATTCTGGTCAAAGAGCCCTGCATCGAATCCAATAATCACAATCGCAAGGGCGGCAGCTGCCTGACCCACTGACAGCCCGAACATGCTCATTACCTGATTGATGTTATACCCGTAAATTCTTCCAGTCAACCATGCCGCTGCTATCTTTGTTATGAGCACAAGGAAAATGAGCCAAAGTGCTAGCATCAGATTATTTCCTTCTTCAAAGAAAATAGTGACATCAACAAGCATTCCTACTGACAGCAGAAAGAAAGGTATGAAAAAGGCATTGCCTATGAACTCGATCCTGTTCATAAGTACTCCGGTATTTGGGATTAGTCTGTTGAGCACGAGGCCTGCAAGGAATGCACCTATGATCGGTTCCACACCTACAACCCGTGAGAAATAGGCACATGTGAACATCACTGTCATTACAAAAAGGAACTCGAAATAGCTCTCATCTGTGAGGTTGCTGAAGAACCACCTGGAAAGGCGTGGTACTATTGTCCAGACAGCGACAAAGAAAATGATAAGTCCTATAGCAAGTTGTGCCCAGAATTGCATGTCTATAGCTTCCTCTCCAGATGAAATGACAACTGCAAGGACCAGAAGTGCCAGGGTATCTGTAAGTATAGTGCCTCCTATGGTAGCCGTAATAGCTTCGTCCTTTACTATACCTAGCCGCCTTGCAACAGGATAGGCAAGCAGAGTATGCGAAGCAAAGATGGATGCAAAAAGGAGTGCTGTGGGCAGTGACATACCAATAGTGTACACGCCGATCAATGTACCTGCAGCTTGGGGAATTATGAATGAGAGAAAACCAAAAACAAAGCTTCGATCCATTTTCTCAATAAACTTGTTGATGTTTATCTCCAATCCGGCGATGAACATCAGATAGATAACCCCAATCTCGCCAAACAGGACAATTGTTTCACTGCGTTCCAGCAAGTTCAATGAGTTTGGCCCAATAATTGTACCTACAATAATTATTCCTATGATGCCAGGAAGCCTATATCTATTAAGCAATAAAGGAGTAGTCAGAAAGACAAACATAGCAATGGCAAATATAAGCACTGAATCGGTAAACGGAAGCTCGAATAGCATGGAAATGTCTCTTTCTGAATATAACTGTTTTAAAATATATCCACTTTTAGTGAGAGGATTGAAGTAGCTTATTCTCGGCCGAAGCAATAAACATGTCGTTCTTTAAGGATTACTTTTAAAAACGGATATTCACAACATCCGCTTGAAAGAGATTGCAACCTCTTTCATGTGTATTCCGGGAGTATATTCACTTAATTTGAGCGGATGCCATTCATTTTAATGAATAGGTGTTAACTTAAGTCCTATGTAAACAGAGAAATGATGCATACTGATCTACGATATTGATAAAAAAAGGTCTGGCCATGAAAGCCAAACTGTTGCAACAAAAAGTAGTGCTAAATATGAAATTATTCCACAACAGGATTTTCTTCAGATACTGTTACATTCCCATCTTCAACAAGATTTGCATTTCCATCTACAGTAGTATTTTCTGCATCAACAACTGTTTCTTCTGCTACTTCGTCAGAGGATTCCACATTAGTAACATTTTCATCGTCAACGATTGCCTCGTCTTCAGTTACTTCGTCAGCTGTGTCAGTACAACCGGAAACTGCAACCAGTCCGATCATAACAAAAACCAAAAGTATGCTCAGTATTTTCTTCATGACAATTCACCTATATTTATAATGTTAATACGGTTGAGAACATAACACATATTTTATTTAAGTTTTTCTATTTGATATTGCAACCATATTTGATTTTTGTAAAAATGCACGTAAACCCCCCACAAAAAGAGCACTCCTATAAAGAATCTATCCAGGGATTTAAAAATAGAAATACACTGAAGCGAAACTCAAAATTGAAAACAAATGATATCAAAGGGAATGTAATCTGGTAAGGCTCCAAAATACACTACCCATAAATAAAACCGTATAACCTGAAATTACTCGATAAATACCAGGGCAGCTACCACAGTCGTCCACTTGCCTTCAGCATCGCCATGGGCTGTCTGGCAGTAGTGTGTTGTGTCGATGATGTGACCACTTGCCTTGTACACCTGCTCTCTCTCGTGCCAGGCTGAATCAACATCAAACTCAACACCAAGAGTTGTTGCCAGCATTGTTGCTGCCAGGTCTTCTGCATACTCTCCTGCCTTAGTCTCATCTTCACCGTAGGAGTGGTGTTCGGATATGTAGCCATAGTTCTTCTCATTCACAGGAACTGCTGTGCCTACTGCAGCTGAAACTAACCTATGCGGCTCATTTGTATCATTGCGTGCCAGAACACAGTGTACTATCTCGCCGGCTGCTATCTCGCTAAGTCCTTCCTCCTTTGATACTATTTTGCAGTTGGGGGGGAGTATACTGGAAACAGTAACGAGGTTATATTTCTCAATTTGTGCAGCCCTTAAAGCCAACTCAAAAGATGCCAACCTGTCCTTATGTACTCCAAAACCTTTAGTCAAAAATGCTCTTTTAGGTGCCATGTCAATCACTTTGTATATACAATGTTTAATCACAATATGAATGTAATTTGATTCATTTCTATATATATGCCTGTTTTATCAACCTAGTGGTTGAAAAGAAGGCTACAGGTCTGATCAAAGTTCCTCTGCAGGATCTGTAGTCAAAAGAACATATCCTACAAACATTTGAGTGTCAATGTAGTATAGGCCCCTGCTATAAATACTTTAAGCTTCTCATGCATGCTATCTCATGTGGTTATTCTCTTATACAGCAACGGAAGGCTTTCAGGCAGCACCCGTGCATCGTCGATTATTGTATATCCAACATCAGAGAAGATATTGTCCAGGTACTCTCCGGGGTTATTATCGACTGTAATGCAGAAGAAATGCATTTCC
Encoded proteins:
- a CDS encoding sodium/hydrogen exchanger; the encoded protein is MLFELPFTDSVLIFAIAMFVFLTTPLLLNRYRLPGIIGIIIVGTIIGPNSLNLLERSETIVLFGEIGVIYLMFIAGLEININKFIEKMDRSFVFGFLSFIIPQAAGTLIGVYTIGMSLPTALLFASIFASHTLLAYPVARRLGIVKDEAITATIGGTILTDTLALLVLAVVISSGEEAIDMQFWAQLAIGLIIFFVAVWTIVPRLSRWFFSNLTDESYFEFLFVMTVMFTCAYFSRVVGVEPIIGAFLAGLVLNRLIPNTGVLMNRIEFIGNAFFIPFFLLSVGMLVDVTIFFEEGNNLMLALWLIFLVLITKIAAAWLTGRIYGYNINQVMSMFGLSVGQAAAALAIVIIGFDAGLFDQNMINGTIVMILVIGIVSPIIVERYGTKMALSDQAPSAPPETPQRILVPFSVQSIYKKELLDLAIMIRAKDSEEPLHALCVVSPSSEPDRKVAQAEKMLEDLTAYTSCAEVPMTTHVGLNYNIASGIIRATTENRISTIIMGWEEDRSLTESVVGSITEQVSGRIKKMLLLSHIETPLCNTQNITVLLPTSIYYNPGIYEVLEVIIRLAEETGSNVMAIVVEDYPERYEDLFNAMKPAVKVNFMRVEGWKNVLKVLRTKAESKSELIIYIKAYKNTPGWQHELNELPNTTYSLSRGNLIIVRPATTEKVNDMKFLRIE
- a CDS encoding pyruvoyl-dependent arginine decarboxylase; the encoded protein is MAPKRAFLTKGFGVHKDRLASFELALRAAQIEKYNLVTVSSILPPNCKIVSKEEGLSEIAAGEIVHCVLARNDTNEPHRLVSAAVGTAVPVNEKNYGYISEHHSYGEDETKAGEYAEDLAATMLATTLGVEFDVDSAWHEREQVYKASGHIIDTTHYCQTAHGDAEGKWTTVVAALVFIE